One Natronomonas gomsonensis genomic window, CGCACACAAGGTGTATGAGACCGTCCCGTTCATGCTAATCGACTCCTTGGAGGCAATTGACTCCGATCGAATCAGCCGCCTCGTCGACTACTTCGCCGGCTACAGCGACTTTCTTGTGGTTGCACTCCTGACCGAAGACGCTCAAGCGCTCTCTGACTCCCACAACCGGATTACCGAAATCTGAGACTCCCCTTTCGGTCCATTTTTTCTGTCGGAGATTTCTTTGAGCCGGCTCTTCCCGAGTTTCTAGATGAGGACAGACAACTCGAGGATTTTCTCTTCGACCAACTCCTCGATGAGGGCTCGATTTCTCCGGTGAGAAGGTGTGAGCGAGACTCGACATCGTCTCGACGACCTCGCTGGTTTGTTCAGCGACACTTGGTGTGGGCGCGGTTGTGAGCGGCCGGTTGACCAACTCACTGTCCTTGTAGTAACAGAACCTGAGCAGGGTGGCGTCATTCTCTTCGGGTGTGACAATCTGGACGACGCCGTATCCGTCTTTCCACATGTCAATCGTTTGTTCAAGCATGTTCTGTAGCATATACACACAACGTTTCGCGCATATGTACGTAAGCGGTTTCATTTATCTAATTCATATAATCGCCACATTGGATACCTACTATCAAATGGTGACAGCATCAGCTGAATAGAGCAAGTGATCCGTGAAGCGCGAGAGACGAGTGGCACACGATTTGAGTGGGCACCAAGAGCCCGAAGAGGTGGGCTATTCTGGACGTTCTCCGATGGACGCCGACTCCTCCGGTTGTTTCGGAGACGAATCCACTTGCGATTACTCGTAGTAGTCAATTCGCTCGACGACGTTGGCGAAGCCGACGTTCTCGCGGACGTTGGTGATTTCGATGCGAACACGTTCACCAACGTCGGTATCGGGGACGATGATGACGTAGCCACGTTCGACGCGGGCGATGCCATCACCGCCGTCACCGAGGGTTTCGATTTCGACCTGGCGGGTCTCCCCTTCCTCGACTGGTGGATTGGACTCGGCCTGAGCTCGCTGGCTCGAGGCCGACGAGGATGAATTCGAGGCGGGTGTTGCGGGAAGCAGCGCCACGCGATAGGTATCACCGGTGTTGAGCTGGCCGATCTCGAGTTCTCGCTGCGGGATTTCGATGACGTATGAGTCTCCGCGCTCTTCTACGTGGCCGGTGAACAGACAGTTGAGTTGTTCAGGGAGTTCCATTCGGGGCTACCTGATCTACCCGCGTGTGGAAGCGACTTGATTGTGTTGTCATCCGACCATATGTAGTCGGGATCAAATACTATTCCTTTGAACGAATCGTAGGCCATAGTGTGATAGCTGGCGCCCGGGAAGCCGTATCTCATGCCGAACGTGGCGAACGGTATCGGCGAGGAGATTATGAACAGT contains:
- a CDS encoding TRAM domain-containing protein gives rise to the protein MELPEQLNCLFTGHVEERGDSYVIEIPQRELEIGQLNTGDTYRVALLPATPASNSSSSASSQRAQAESNPPVEEGETRQVEIETLGDGGDGIARVERGYVIIVPDTDVGERVRIEITNVRENVGFANVVERIDYYE